A window from Hemicordylus capensis ecotype Gifberg chromosome 2, rHemCap1.1.pri, whole genome shotgun sequence encodes these proteins:
- the ATOX1 gene encoding copper transport protein ATOX1 isoform X2 produces the protein MPKREFFVDMTCEGCSNAVSRVLNKLGGVQFDIDLPNKKVTIDSEHNVDTLLDTLKKTGKNASFVGEK, from the exons atGCCG AAACGTGAGTTCTTCGTTGACATGACTTGTGAAGGGTGCTCCAATGCTGTCTCTCGTGTTCTCAACAAGCTGGGAG GTGTTCAGTTTGATATTGATCTCCCCAACAAGAAAGTGACTATCGATTCTGAGCACAATGTGGACACCTTGTTGGACACTCTGAAGAAAACTGGGAAAAATGCCTCCTTTGTAGGAGAGAAGTAA
- the ATOX1 gene encoding copper transport protein ATOX1 isoform X1, which translates to MEKNEKERSSDEGGENSEKREFFVDMTCEGCSNAVSRVLNKLGGVQFDIDLPNKKVTIDSEHNVDTLLDTLKKTGKNASFVGEK; encoded by the exons atggagaagAATGAGAAAGAGCGTAGCTCtgatgagggtggagagaactctgag AAACGTGAGTTCTTCGTTGACATGACTTGTGAAGGGTGCTCCAATGCTGTCTCTCGTGTTCTCAACAAGCTGGGAG GTGTTCAGTTTGATATTGATCTCCCCAACAAGAAAGTGACTATCGATTCTGAGCACAATGTGGACACCTTGTTGGACACTCTGAAGAAAACTGGGAAAAATGCCTCCTTTGTAGGAGAGAAGTAA